The Collimonas fungivorans Ter331 genome has a segment encoding these proteins:
- the urtB gene encoding urea ABC transporter permease subunit UrtB, whose amino-acid sequence MKISRKILLIASLCLHITLAHAKIDPALLKPLAGDDPDARIVAVNQIAALANDDALKILNALNTDALYARPDGTVLIVGDTQAFNPATDQTLATPDDAEGISVNNRLRGVVEGALSGLKLFSANRNQRMSAATELIKTADPAQIPLVSKALHQESDPEIQAVLQQVIATANLHSADAATRKAAVQTLAGSTNANLRPALQNLLNKNPDGSYIEPDPAVRIEAVRTLGVLDRHLATVDFIGKVFYGISLGSVLLLAALGLAITFGLMGIINMAHGELLMIGAYTTYVCQLLFRQYFPGALDGYLLVALPAAFIVTAAVGIVLERLVLRWLYGRPLETLLCTWGISLMLMQLVRSIFGAQNVEVANPSWMSGGVTVLGSLVLSYNRIVIIFFALFVVLAVWLILNKTRLGLFVRAVMQNRRMASCVGVSTGKIDMMTFGLGCGIAGLGGVALSQLGNVGPDLGQGYIVDSFMVVVLGGVGQLAGTVIAAFGLGEVNKFLEPVAGAVLAKIAILVFIIVFIQKRPQGLFALKGRSVE is encoded by the coding sequence ATGAAAATCTCAAGAAAAATTCTTCTCATTGCAAGTTTGTGCCTGCACATCACGCTGGCGCACGCCAAGATCGATCCGGCGCTGCTCAAGCCGCTGGCTGGCGACGATCCTGACGCGCGCATTGTTGCGGTCAACCAGATCGCGGCGCTGGCCAACGATGATGCGCTGAAGATTCTCAATGCCTTGAATACCGACGCCCTGTACGCCCGACCCGACGGCACGGTGCTGATTGTCGGCGACACCCAGGCGTTCAATCCCGCCACCGACCAGACTTTGGCGACTCCCGACGATGCAGAGGGCATCAGCGTCAACAACCGCCTGCGCGGCGTAGTCGAGGGCGCGCTGTCCGGCCTGAAGCTGTTTTCGGCCAACCGCAACCAACGCATGAGCGCTGCCACCGAACTGATAAAAACTGCCGACCCGGCGCAAATCCCGCTGGTCAGCAAAGCCCTGCACCAGGAAAGCGATCCTGAAATCCAGGCCGTGCTGCAGCAGGTGATCGCCACCGCCAACCTGCACTCGGCCGACGCCGCCACCCGCAAGGCCGCGGTGCAAACCCTGGCCGGCAGCACCAACGCCAACCTGCGCCCGGCGCTGCAAAACCTGCTCAACAAGAATCCCGACGGCAGTTACATCGAACCCGATCCGGCAGTGCGCATCGAAGCGGTACGCACCCTCGGCGTGCTGGACCGCCATCTGGCCACCGTCGACTTCATCGGCAAGGTGTTCTACGGCATTTCGCTCGGCAGCGTGCTGCTGCTGGCCGCGCTCGGGCTGGCCATCACGTTCGGCCTGATGGGCATCATCAACATGGCGCATGGCGAACTGCTGATGATAGGCGCCTACACCACCTATGTCTGCCAGTTGCTATTCCGCCAGTATTTCCCGGGCGCGCTGGACGGCTACTTGCTGGTCGCGCTGCCGGCCGCCTTCATCGTCACCGCCGCCGTCGGCATCGTGCTGGAGCGGCTGGTGCTGCGCTGGCTGTACGGCCGGCCGCTGGAAACCCTGCTTTGCACCTGGGGCATCAGCCTGATGCTGATGCAGCTGGTGCGTTCCATCTTCGGCGCCCAGAACGTCGAAGTCGCCAACCCCAGCTGGATGTCGGGCGGCGTCACCGTGCTCGGTTCGCTGGTGCTGTCGTATAACCGCATCGTGATCATTTTCTTCGCGCTGTTCGTCGTGCTGGCGGTGTGGCTGATCCTGAACAAGACCCGGCTCGGCCTGTTCGTGCGGGCGGTCATGCAGAACCGCCGCATGGCGTCCTGCGTCGGCGTCTCGACCGGCAAGATCGACATGATGACTTTCGGCCTCGGCTGCGGCATCGCTGGCCTCGGCGGCGTGGCGCTGTCGCAGCTCGGCAATGTCGGCCCGGACCTGGGGCAAGGCTATATCGTCGACTCTTTCATGGTGGTGGTGCTGGGCGGCGTCGGCCAGCTGGCCGGCACCGTGATTGCCGCCTTCGGCCTGGGCGAAGTCAACAAATTCCTGGAGCCGGTGGCCGGCGCAGTGCTGGCCAAGATCGCCATCCTGGTATTCATCATCGTCTTCATTCAAAAACGTCCGCAAGGCCTGTTTGCACTGAAAGGCAGGAGCGTCGAATGA
- the urtC gene encoding urea ABC transporter permease subunit UrtC — translation MSTTTIPAPTLQQIAAAKTPLFSRPAWSGIIFCSVILALLPVLNLLFPAGHVLHISSYTVALVGKFMCYAMAALALDLVWGYTGILSLGHGVFFALGGYAHGMYLMRAIGRDGVYQSNLPDFMVFLDWKTYPWFWSLTDHFWYCMALVVLVPGVLAFVFGYFAFRSRIKGVYFSIITQAMTFAFMLLFFRNNTGFGGNNGFTDFKRILGYSITAPSTKAVLYLITLAFLLGALLLCRWIVTSKLGRVLQAVRDSESRLMFIGYNPLWFKLFVWTLSAVLCGIAGALYVPQVGIINPSEMSPANSIEMVIWAAVGGRGSLLGPIIGAFSVNGLKSWFTGAFPDLWLYALGLIFILVTLFMPQGILGLADKLKIRFKSGKERA, via the coding sequence ATGAGCACAACAACTATCCCGGCACCTACCCTGCAGCAAATCGCGGCGGCGAAGACGCCTTTGTTCTCGCGCCCGGCCTGGAGCGGCATCATCTTCTGCAGCGTGATCCTGGCCTTGCTGCCGGTGCTCAACCTGCTCTTCCCTGCCGGCCATGTGCTGCACATTTCCAGCTACACGGTAGCCCTGGTCGGCAAGTTCATGTGCTACGCCATGGCGGCGCTGGCGCTCGACCTGGTGTGGGGCTACACCGGCATCCTGTCGCTCGGCCACGGCGTGTTCTTTGCGCTGGGCGGCTATGCCCACGGCATGTACCTGATGCGGGCCATTGGCCGCGACGGCGTCTACCAGAGCAACCTGCCCGATTTCATGGTGTTCCTCGACTGGAAAACCTATCCCTGGTTCTGGTCGCTGACCGACCACTTCTGGTACTGCATGGCGCTGGTGGTGCTGGTGCCGGGCGTGCTGGCTTTTGTATTCGGCTATTTCGCCTTCCGTTCGCGCATCAAGGGCGTGTATTTCTCCATCATCACGCAAGCCATGACCTTCGCCTTCATGCTGCTGTTCTTCCGCAACAATACCGGTTTCGGCGGCAACAACGGCTTCACCGATTTCAAGCGCATCCTCGGTTATTCGATCACGGCGCCGTCGACCAAGGCAGTGCTGTACCTGATCACGCTGGCATTTCTGCTCGGCGCCCTGCTGCTGTGCCGCTGGATCGTCACTTCCAAGCTGGGGCGCGTGCTGCAGGCGGTGCGCGATTCGGAATCGCGCCTGATGTTCATCGGCTACAACCCGCTCTGGTTCAAGCTGTTCGTGTGGACCTTGTCGGCCGTGTTGTGCGGCATTGCCGGCGCCCTGTATGTGCCGCAGGTCGGCATCATCAACCCGTCCGAGATGTCGCCGGCGAATTCGATCGAAATGGTGATCTGGGCCGCGGTCGGCGGCCGCGGTTCGCTGCTGGGGCCGATCATCGGCGCCTTCTCGGTGAACGGCTTGAAGAGCTGGTTCACCGGCGCCTTTCCCGATTTGTGGCTATATGCGCTGGGCTTGATTTTCATCCTGGTCACGCTGTTCATGCCGCAGGGGATCCTGGGCCTGGCCGACAAGCTGAAAATCAGATTCAAGAGCGGCAAGGAGAGAGCATGA
- the urtD gene encoding urea ABC transporter ATP-binding protein UrtD, with amino-acid sequence MSQRISQIYNPAQPSDKVDNALHADYGTSYARIKPEGVDTTHGAILYLENITVSFDGFKALNNLNLDISVGELRCIIGPNGAGKTTMMDVITGKTRPSAGTAFFGQSIDLTKLTEYDIAHAGIGRKFQRPTVFEQHTVFENLELAMKMDKRVKTTLFSRLSSEQVDKIDACLRLIRLNGNERRLAGLLSHGQKQWLEIGMLLMQEPQLLLLDEPVAGMSDAETARTAELLNELRGKHSIMVVEHDMGFVAEIAQQGKVTVLHEGSVLAAGKMSEVQADERVIEVYLGR; translated from the coding sequence ATGAGCCAGCGCATTAGCCAAATTTATAACCCGGCGCAGCCATCCGACAAGGTCGACAACGCCCTGCATGCCGACTACGGCACCTCGTATGCGCGAATCAAGCCGGAAGGCGTCGACACCACCCACGGCGCCATCCTTTACCTGGAAAACATCACGGTTTCCTTCGACGGCTTCAAGGCGCTCAACAACCTGAACCTCGACATTTCGGTAGGCGAACTGCGCTGCATCATCGGCCCCAACGGCGCCGGCAAGACTACCATGATGGATGTCATCACCGGCAAGACCCGGCCCAGCGCCGGCACCGCCTTCTTCGGCCAGAGCATCGACCTGACCAAACTGACCGAATACGACATCGCCCATGCCGGCATCGGCCGCAAGTTCCAGCGGCCGACGGTGTTCGAGCAGCACACCGTGTTCGAAAACCTTGAGCTGGCGATGAAGATGGACAAACGCGTGAAAACCACCCTGTTTTCCCGGCTGAGCTCGGAACAGGTCGACAAGATCGACGCCTGCCTGCGGCTGATCCGCCTGAACGGCAACGAACGGCGGCTGGCCGGCCTGCTGTCGCACGGCCAGAAGCAGTGGCTGGAAATCGGCATGCTGCTGATGCAGGAGCCGCAGCTGCTGTTGCTGGATGAACCGGTGGCCGGCATGTCGGATGCGGAAACCGCGCGCACCGCCGAGCTGCTCAACGAACTGCGCGGCAAGCATTCGATCATGGTGGTCGAGCACGACATGGGTTTTGTCGCCGAAATCGCCCAGCAGGGCAAGGTCACGGTGCTGCACGAAGGCTCGGTGCTGGCGGCCGGCAAGATGTCGGAAGTGCAGGCCGATGAGCGCGTGATTGAAGTTTACCTCGGGCGCTAG
- the urtE gene encoding urea ABC transporter ATP-binding subunit UrtE gives MLNVEQLNQYYGSSHTLRGVSLSLEKGKCLALLGRNGVGKTTLLKCLMGVLPSASGKVTLEGRDITSLKPHQRAALGIAYVPQGREIFARLSVEENLLMGMATKSGKKALLIKDEVYELFPVLKEMLQRRGGDLSGGQQQQLAIARALLAEPKLIILDEPTEGIQPSIIKDIGRVIRLLRERGDIGILLCEQYFHFARDLADNFVVLSRGEVVAAGSQESMDDDSVKRHLAV, from the coding sequence ATGCTCAACGTTGAACAACTGAACCAGTATTACGGCTCCTCGCATACCCTGCGCGGTGTCTCGCTGTCCCTGGAAAAAGGCAAGTGCCTGGCGCTGCTGGGCCGCAACGGCGTCGGCAAGACCACCCTGCTGAAATGCCTGATGGGCGTGCTGCCCAGCGCCAGCGGCAAGGTGACGCTGGAAGGCCGCGACATCACCAGCCTCAAGCCGCACCAGCGCGCCGCGCTCGGCATTGCCTACGTGCCGCAGGGACGAGAAATCTTCGCCCGCCTGTCGGTGGAAGAAAACCTGCTGATGGGCATGGCCACCAAATCGGGCAAGAAGGCTTTGCTGATCAAGGATGAAGTCTACGAACTGTTCCCGGTGCTGAAAGAAATGCTGCAGCGGCGCGGCGGCGACCTGTCCGGCGGCCAGCAGCAGCAGCTGGCGATCGCACGCGCCTTGCTGGCCGAGCCCAAGCTGATCATCCTGGACGAGCCGACCGAAGGCATCCAGCCCTCCATCATCAAGGACATCGGAAGAGTGATCCGCCTGCTGCGCGAACGCGGCGACATCGGCATCTTGCTGTGCGAACAGTACTTCCATTTTGCGCGTGACTTGGCAGACAACTTTGTGGTGCTGTCGCGCGGCGAAGTGGTGGCCGCCGGCAGCCAGGAGAGCATGGATGACGACAGCGTGAAACGGCACTTGGCGGTATAG
- a CDS encoding urease accessory protein UreD codes for MDNFTAQPMPASAELALPATLPPILSEPVRGADNQAWLSLRFADDRGTTRLLDRAHYGPLRVQKALYPEHPSICHAIIVHPPGGVVGGDQLTIKAGVGAGAHAFLTTPGAAKWYQANGKLSQQQVRLQLADSATLEWLPQETIFFDQAEVALTHEVELQGEARYIGGEILCFGRTASGETFNRGRISQQTSIRRDGKLLWFEQGMLSGGSAAMHNRLGLAGCTVCATLMVAGKPFSASLVQQLRELASQLAGERASVGASQLKSVLVLRHLGHSSELARQWMMQAWQLIRPQLLGHEALIPRIWNT; via the coding sequence ATGGATAATTTCACCGCCCAGCCCATGCCGGCGAGCGCCGAGCTTGCCCTGCCCGCGACTTTGCCCCCGATTTTGTCCGAACCGGTGCGGGGCGCCGACAACCAGGCCTGGCTATCGCTGCGCTTTGCCGACGACCGAGGCACCACGCGCCTGCTGGACCGCGCCCATTACGGCCCCTTGCGCGTACAAAAGGCGCTCTATCCGGAACATCCCTCGATCTGCCACGCCATCATCGTCCATCCGCCCGGCGGCGTGGTCGGCGGCGACCAGCTGACCATCAAGGCCGGCGTCGGCGCCGGCGCCCACGCTTTCCTCACCACGCCCGGCGCCGCCAAGTGGTACCAGGCCAACGGCAAGCTGTCGCAGCAGCAGGTCAGGCTGCAGCTTGCCGATTCGGCAACGCTGGAATGGCTGCCGCAGGAAACCATTTTTTTCGACCAGGCCGAGGTTGCGCTGACCCATGAAGTCGAACTGCAAGGCGAAGCCCGCTACATCGGCGGCGAGATCCTGTGCTTCGGCCGCACCGCGTCGGGTGAAACATTCAACCGCGGCCGCATCTCGCAGCAAACCAGCATCCGCCGCGACGGCAAATTGTTATGGTTTGAACAAGGCATGCTGAGCGGCGGCAGCGCGGCCATGCACAACCGCCTTGGATTGGCGGGCTGCACCGTGTGCGCTACCCTGATGGTGGCCGGAAAGCCGTTTTCCGCAAGCTTGGTGCAGCAGCTGCGCGAACTCGCCAGCCAGCTGGCGGGAGAGCGGGCCAGCGTCGGCGCGAGCCAGCTGAAGTCGGTCCTGGTGCTGCGCCACCTGGGACATTCCAGCGAACTGGCGCGGCAGTGGATGATGCAAGCCTGGCAGCTGATCCGCCCGCAACTGCTTGGACATGAAGCATTAATACCGCGTATCTGGAACACATGA
- a CDS encoding urease subunit gamma, with product MDLTPREKDKLLIFTAGLLAERRLARGLKLNYPEAIALISAAIMEGARDGKSVAELMSYGSKILTRADVMEGIAEMIPDIQVEATFPDGSKLVTVHHPIP from the coding sequence ATGGACCTGACGCCAAGAGAAAAAGACAAGCTGCTGATCTTCACCGCCGGCCTGCTGGCGGAACGACGTTTGGCGCGCGGCCTGAAGCTGAACTATCCGGAAGCGATCGCCCTGATCAGCGCCGCCATCATGGAAGGCGCACGCGACGGCAAGAGCGTCGCCGAGCTGATGTCCTACGGCAGCAAGATCCTGACGCGGGCCGACGTGATGGAGGGCATCGCCGAAATGATTCCCGACATCCAGGTCGAGGCGACCTTCCCGGACGGCAGCAAGCTGGTCACCGTACATCACCCCATTCCCTAG
- a CDS encoding urease subunit beta: MIPGEMQIQSGDIELNVGRRCNSVTVANSGDRPIQIGSHFHFYEVNPALLFEREDAYGMRLNIAAGTAVRFEPGQKRTVELVELAGDRIVYGFNGKVMGALTKRAKL, translated from the coding sequence ATGATCCCAGGAGAAATGCAGATCCAGAGCGGCGACATCGAACTCAATGTCGGCCGCCGCTGCAACAGCGTCACCGTCGCCAACAGCGGCGACCGGCCGATCCAGATCGGCTCGCATTTTCATTTTTACGAAGTCAACCCGGCCCTGCTGTTCGAGCGCGAGGATGCCTACGGCATGCGGCTCAACATCGCGGCCGGCACCGCGGTGCGTTTCGAGCCGGGCCAGAAACGCACGGTGGAACTGGTGGAACTTGCGGGCGACCGCATCGTCTACGGCTTCAACGGCAAGGTCATGGGTGCATTGACGAAACGGGCAAAATTATGA
- the ureC gene encoding urease subunit alpha, whose amino-acid sequence MSKISRHAYAEMYGPTTGDRIRLADTELFIEIEKDYATYGEEVKFGGGKVIRDGMGQSQRMHRDVMDTVITNAVIIDHWGIVKADIGIKGGKIAAIGKAGNPDIQPDVTMVIGGATEIIAGEGKIVTAGGIDCHIHFICPQQMEEALMSGVTTMLGGGTGPAAGTAATTCTPGPWHLHAMLSAADAFPMNLGFLGKGNISLPGPLEEQVRAGAIGLKLHEDWGSTPAAIDNCLSVADRMDVQVAIHSDTLNEGGFLEHTLAAFQDRTIHTFHTEGAGGGHAPDIIAAVGNSNVLPSSTNPTRPFTVNTLDEHLDMLMVCHHLDAAIAEDVAFAESRIRRETIAAEDILHDIGAISMMSSDSQAMGRVGEVILRTWQTAHKMKVQRGKLAEDSGSKADNFRVKRYIAKYTINPAITHGISHVVGSIEVGKIADLVLWKPAFFGVKPSTILKSGMIAAAQMGDPNASIPTPQPVHYRMMFGAYGGGLKTSLTFVSQAAYDDGIGERLKLNKPVVAIKDVRHLRKHHMIHNSATPHMEVNPETYEVRADGELLVCEPASVLPMTQRYFLF is encoded by the coding sequence ATGAGCAAAATCTCCAGGCACGCTTACGCCGAAATGTACGGCCCGACCACCGGCGACCGCATCCGTCTGGCCGATACCGAGCTGTTCATCGAAATCGAAAAAGACTACGCCACCTACGGCGAAGAAGTGAAGTTCGGCGGCGGCAAGGTGATCCGCGACGGCATGGGCCAGTCGCAACGCATGCATAGGGACGTGATGGACACCGTGATCACCAACGCCGTGATCATCGACCACTGGGGCATCGTCAAGGCCGACATCGGCATCAAGGGCGGCAAGATCGCCGCCATCGGCAAGGCCGGCAACCCGGATATCCAGCCGGACGTGACCATGGTGATCGGCGGCGCCACCGAGATCATCGCCGGCGAAGGCAAAATCGTCACCGCCGGCGGCATCGATTGCCACATCCATTTCATCTGCCCGCAGCAGATGGAAGAAGCCTTGATGAGCGGCGTCACCACCATGCTCGGCGGCGGCACCGGCCCGGCTGCAGGCACCGCCGCCACCACCTGCACGCCCGGCCCCTGGCACCTGCACGCGATGCTGTCGGCGGCCGACGCCTTCCCGATGAACCTGGGGTTCCTCGGCAAGGGCAACATCAGCCTGCCGGGTCCGCTGGAAGAACAGGTGCGCGCCGGCGCCATCGGCCTCAAGCTGCATGAGGACTGGGGCTCGACCCCGGCCGCCATCGACAACTGCCTGAGCGTGGCCGACCGCATGGACGTGCAGGTGGCGATCCATAGCGACACCCTGAACGAAGGCGGCTTCCTGGAACACACGCTGGCCGCGTTCCAGGACCGCACCATCCATACCTTCCATACCGAAGGCGCCGGCGGCGGCCATGCGCCGGACATCATCGCCGCGGTCGGCAACAGCAATGTGCTGCCCTCCTCCACCAACCCGACCCGTCCGTTTACCGTCAACACGCTGGACGAACATCTCGACATGCTGATGGTCTGCCATCACCTGGATGCAGCGATTGCCGAAGACGTGGCGTTTGCTGAATCGCGTATCAGGCGCGAAACGATTGCCGCCGAAGATATCCTGCACGACATCGGCGCCATCAGCATGATGTCCTCCGATTCGCAAGCCATGGGCCGGGTCGGCGAAGTCATCCTGCGCACTTGGCAGACCGCGCACAAGATGAAGGTCCAGCGCGGCAAGCTGGCCGAGGATAGCGGCAGCAAGGCCGACAACTTCCGCGTCAAGCGCTACATCGCCAAGTACACCATCAATCCCGCCATCACCCATGGCATCTCGCATGTGGTGGGATCGATCGAGGTCGGAAAGATCGCCGACCTGGTGCTGTGGAAGCCGGCCTTCTTCGGCGTCAAGCCGTCCACCATCCTGAAGAGCGGCATGATCGCGGCGGCGCAGATGGGCGATCCGAATGCGTCCATCCCGACGCCGCAGCCGGTGCATTACCGGATGATGTTCGGCGCCTACGGCGGCGGCCTCAAGACTTCGCTCACCTTCGTCTCGCAAGCGGCGTACGACGACGGCATCGGCGAGCGCCTGAAGCTGAACAAGCCGGTGGTGGCGATCAAGGACGTGCGCCACCTGCGCAAGCACCACATGATCCACAACAGCGCCACGCCGCATATGGAAGTCAATCCCGAAACCTATGAGGTGCGCGCCGACGGCGAACTGCTGGTGTGCGAACCGGCCAGCGTATTGCCGATGACGCAGCGTTATTTCCTATTCTGA
- the ureE gene encoding urease accessory protein UreE encodes MLILNTKVEHADLIEGELVLPYELREKSRLCAALSSGEEVGVFTVRGTVLRHGDLLKGSDDGGQERVVRIMAAAEATYRIECASPHALLRCAFHLGNRHTQAHVGDGFLRIRKDAVLKEMLQGLQATVTEEQAAFEPESGAYGGGHHHHHDGLLAPVPLRQKIHRPSDEPDREPGA; translated from the coding sequence ATGTTAATCCTCAACACAAAAGTAGAACACGCCGACCTGATCGAAGGCGAGCTGGTCTTGCCCTATGAACTGCGCGAGAAAAGCCGCCTGTGCGCGGCCTTGAGCAGCGGCGAGGAAGTAGGCGTATTCACGGTGCGCGGCACCGTGCTGCGCCACGGCGACCTGCTCAAGGGCAGCGACGACGGCGGCCAGGAACGCGTGGTCAGGATCATGGCGGCAGCGGAAGCGACTTACCGCATCGAGTGCGCCAGTCCGCACGCCCTGCTGCGCTGCGCTTTCCACCTGGGCAACCGCCACACCCAGGCCCATGTCGGCGACGGTTTCCTGCGCATACGCAAGGACGCGGTGCTGAAAGAAATGCTGCAGGGACTGCAGGCTACGGTCACCGAGGAACAGGCGGCGTTCGAGCCGGAATCGGGAGCCTACGGCGGCGGCCACCACCATCATCACGACGGCTTGCTGGCGCCAGTGCCGCTGCGCCAGAAAATCCACCGGCCCAGCGACGAGCCCGACCGCGAGCCCGGCGCCTGA
- a CDS encoding urease accessory protein UreF, with protein sequence MNATALLHLLQLASPSLPIGAYSYSQGLETAIDKGWVKDPESARGWICNNLQQIVALFEAPVLWRLLQAFESRDGAAVALWTERFIAARDTAEFRAETIQMGYSLGKLAIELQVGDAALLAILQAQPELPLPTAYAYAAVALQVPHEAALLGMLFSWAENQVLVCVKSIPLGQVAGQRLLLSLQAELQLAAQQAQELADHELSNWAPGLSLLSMQHEEQYSRLYRS encoded by the coding sequence ATGAACGCAACCGCGCTGCTCCATCTGCTGCAACTGGCCAGCCCGTCGTTGCCGATCGGCGCCTACAGCTATTCGCAGGGGCTGGAAACGGCCATCGACAAGGGCTGGGTCAAGGATCCGGAATCGGCGCGCGGCTGGATCTGCAACAACCTGCAGCAAATAGTGGCGCTATTCGAGGCGCCCGTCTTGTGGCGCCTGCTGCAAGCATTCGAAAGCCGCGACGGCGCCGCCGTGGCGTTATGGACTGAACGCTTCATCGCGGCGCGCGACACGGCCGAGTTCCGCGCCGAAACCATACAGATGGGATATTCGCTGGGCAAGCTGGCGATCGAATTGCAGGTAGGCGACGCCGCCCTGCTGGCGATCCTGCAGGCCCAGCCGGAACTGCCGTTGCCGACCGCCTACGCCTATGCCGCGGTAGCGCTGCAGGTGCCGCACGAAGCGGCGTTGCTGGGCATGCTGTTTTCCTGGGCGGAAAACCAGGTGCTGGTATGCGTCAAGTCGATCCCGCTAGGCCAGGTTGCGGGCCAGCGCCTGCTGCTGTCGTTGCAGGCAGAACTGCAGCTGGCGGCGCAGCAGGCGCAGGAACTGGCCGACCATGAACTGTCGAACTGGGCGCCGGGCCTGTCGTTGCTGTCGATGCAGCATGAAGAACAATACAGCCGCCTGTATCGCTCCTGA
- the ureG gene encoding urease accessory protein UreG: MSTSSTSNPLRVGIGGPVGSGKTALCEMLCKGMRDRYDMAVITNDIYTKEDMEILLRADALPAERLMGVETGGCPHTAIREDASINLEAISRMSADFPNLDLILLESGGDNLAATFSPELSDLTIYVIDVAGGEKIPRKGGPGITRSDLLIINKTDLAPYVGANLDVMAHDAKKMRGERPFIFTNLRSGDGVEQVIAFIRQQGLLDQPK, translated from the coding sequence ATGAGCACTTCCTCAACATCCAATCCACTGCGCGTCGGCATCGGCGGCCCGGTCGGCTCCGGCAAGACCGCCCTGTGCGAAATGCTGTGCAAAGGCATGCGCGACCGCTACGACATGGCGGTCATCACCAACGACATCTACACCAAGGAAGACATGGAGATCCTGCTGCGCGCCGACGCCTTGCCGGCGGAGCGCCTGATGGGCGTGGAAACCGGCGGCTGCCCGCACACGGCGATACGCGAAGACGCCTCGATCAACCTGGAAGCGATTTCGCGCATGAGCGCCGATTTCCCTAATCTCGACCTGATCCTGCTGGAGTCGGGCGGCGACAACCTGGCGGCCACCTTCAGCCCGGAACTGTCCGACCTGACCATCTACGTGATCGACGTCGCCGGCGGCGAAAAAATCCCGCGCAAGGGCGGCCCCGGCATCACCCGCTCCGACCTGCTGATCATCAACAAGACCGACCTCGCCCCCTACGTCGGCGCCAACCTGGATGTGATGGCGCACGACGCCAAAAAGATGCGCGGCGAACGGCCGTTCATTTTCACCAACCTGCGCAGCGGCGACGGCGTTGAGCAAGTGATCGCTTTCATCCGCCAGCAAGGCTTACTTGATCAACCCAAATGA
- a CDS encoding HupE/UreJ family protein, producing the protein MSRPSASIYGRLSALACAALSIAPAFAHPGHPDAFGFNNGFAHPFSGIDHLLAMLAVGLWAAQNKRSALWVLPLAFPLMMVVGALLAFAGLQMPGVETGIAASVAVLGLLIAFAIRMPVWASAGVVSVFALFHGYAHGSELPHGASALWYGVGFVAATALLHLLGLAIGLVAGQKMAAQAVRLGGVAIAAVGGYLLSGAF; encoded by the coding sequence ATGTCCCGTCCTTCCGCCAGTATTTACGGCCGCCTCAGCGCGCTGGCTTGCGCCGCCCTCAGCATCGCCCCGGCCTTTGCCCATCCCGGCCATCCCGATGCATTCGGCTTCAACAACGGCTTTGCCCATCCGTTCTCCGGCATCGACCATTTGCTGGCGATGCTGGCGGTCGGCTTGTGGGCGGCGCAAAACAAGCGCTCCGCGCTATGGGTGCTGCCATTGGCGTTTCCGCTGATGATGGTGGTCGGCGCACTGCTGGCGTTCGCCGGCTTGCAGATGCCCGGAGTTGAAACCGGCATCGCGGCATCGGTCGCGGTGCTTGGCCTGCTGATCGCTTTTGCCATCCGCATGCCGGTCTGGGCCAGCGCCGGCGTGGTCTCGGTCTTTGCGCTGTTCCACGGTTATGCGCATGGCAGCGAATTGCCGCATGGCGCTTCGGCGCTTTGGTATGGCGTCGGTTTTGTGGCGGCAACGGCGCTGCTGCACCTGCTCGGACTGGCGATCGGCCTGGTCGCCGGCCAGAAAATGGCGGCGCAAGCGGTGCGGCTGGGCGGCGTGGCGATTGCGGCGGTGGGCGGTTATTTGCTGTCCGGCGCATTCTAG